The following are encoded in a window of Trichocoleus desertorum ATA4-8-CV12 genomic DNA:
- a CDS encoding ATP-dependent DNA ligase — protein sequence MLGNSIQVALPSMTQGDSGTHSPTSLLTAAEVSSSTATQTGTLLRFAQVAEQVGATTKRLAKSALLGHYFNGLNDEHLAYAARYFAGYVFPLKEQRTTKIGGATLLSALMLITEIELETLKVQLVKLGDLGDVTAAIFPDRALASLNLTDVAIALEQIAKTKGSKRKLEWVVKLLKRATPLEAKYLVKLLSGDLRIGLKEGAVEDAIARLARQKVERIQWVNMLLGDIGTTAVLARHGQLEQAQMQLFHPVKFMLASPAEDLAEVTRLLPGEFAVEDKYDGIRAQVHIAPADPTDKSAHGTVVNGVRVALFSRTLDDITASFPDLLAPLAALVQETREGETTTGLILDGEIVPFRGEQTLPFQELQKRLGRKTPAEALLAEVPVAFIAYDLLYQNGAVLIEEPYVQRQAVLTALPLTTPRARRAMSQRFNDTTALDAEFLAARDRGNEGLMVKALNSTYKPGRRGKDWLKIKRAIATLDVVVTAAEVGTGKRSRFLSDYTFAVRASETDLTLLNVGKAYSGLTDAEVTELSTWFQAHTLQEFAHGKVHVVQPRIVLEVTFDRVQLSKRHKSGYALRFPRIVRIRPDKPPEEIDTLETVRRLAET from the coding sequence TTGCTGGGCAACTCGATACAAGTCGCTTTACCATCTATGACTCAGGGAGATTCGGGTACTCACTCACCCACCTCTCTGTTAACGGCTGCTGAGGTTAGCTCTAGCACAGCTACTCAGACAGGTACTCTTCTGCGGTTTGCGCAAGTGGCGGAACAGGTGGGTGCCACGACGAAACGCTTGGCCAAGTCCGCTCTGCTGGGTCACTACTTTAATGGTCTCAATGACGAGCATCTAGCCTATGCAGCTCGTTATTTCGCAGGCTATGTATTTCCTTTGAAGGAGCAAAGGACCACCAAGATAGGAGGGGCAACTCTGTTGTCAGCTTTGATGCTGATTACGGAAATTGAGCTGGAGACGCTCAAGGTGCAGTTGGTGAAACTGGGAGATCTGGGTGATGTTACGGCTGCTATATTTCCCGATCGCGCCTTAGCCTCGCTTAACCTTACCGATGTCGCGATCGCCCTAGAGCAAATTGCTAAAACCAAAGGTTCCAAGCGCAAACTAGAGTGGGTGGTGAAACTGCTAAAACGCGCTACGCCTCTGGAAGCGAAGTATTTAGTCAAGCTGTTATCTGGAGATCTGCGGATTGGCCTTAAGGAAGGTGCGGTAGAAGATGCGATCGCTCGATTAGCAAGGCAAAAGGTAGAGCGGATTCAGTGGGTGAATATGTTGCTGGGGGATATTGGGACAACGGCTGTATTGGCTCGTCACGGCCAGCTAGAGCAAGCCCAAATGCAGTTATTCCATCCGGTCAAGTTTATGTTGGCTAGCCCCGCCGAGGATTTGGCAGAAGTAACCAGGCTGTTGCCAGGAGAATTTGCGGTTGAGGATAAGTATGATGGCATCCGGGCACAGGTGCATATTGCCCCCGCAGACCCAACAGATAAATCAGCTCACGGAACGGTCGTTAATGGCGTGCGTGTCGCTCTCTTTTCTCGCACATTGGATGACATCACAGCTAGTTTTCCGGATTTGTTGGCTCCGTTGGCTGCTTTAGTGCAGGAAACTAGGGAGGGAGAAACGACAACAGGATTGATCTTGGATGGGGAGATTGTACCGTTTCGAGGCGAGCAGACTCTTCCCTTTCAGGAACTACAAAAGCGACTGGGACGTAAAACTCCTGCTGAGGCGTTATTGGCTGAAGTACCCGTGGCGTTTATTGCCTATGATCTGCTCTACCAAAATGGGGCGGTGCTGATTGAGGAGCCTTATGTGCAGCGTCAGGCGGTATTGACTGCGCTACCACTCACAACACCCAGAGCTCGTCGGGCTATGTCACAACGCTTTAATGATACCACCGCTTTGGATGCAGAATTTCTTGCAGCTCGCGATCGCGGTAACGAAGGATTGATGGTCAAAGCGCTCAACTCAACTTACAAACCAGGTCGGCGGGGTAAGGATTGGCTGAAAATCAAGCGGGCGATCGCCACTCTGGATGTGGTGGTGACAGCCGCAGAAGTGGGCACTGGCAAGCGCAGTCGCTTTCTCTCCGACTACACCTTTGCGGTGCGTGCCAGCGAGACCGATCTCACTTTGCTGAATGTGGGAAAAGCTTACTCTGGCTTGACGGATGCGGAAGTGACAGAACTGTCTACTTGGTTCCAAGCCCATACCTTGCAAGAGTTTGCTCATGGCAAAGTGCATGTCGTGCAGCCTCGCATTGTTCTGGAGGTGACGTTCGATCGCGTCCAACTCTCTAAACGCCATAAGAGCGGCTATGCCCTGCGCTTTCCTCGGATTGTGCGGATACGGCCTGATAAGCCACCGGAAGAAATTGACACGCTGGAAACAGTCCGTCGGCTTGCAGAAACATGA
- a CDS encoding hemerythrin domain-containing protein: MVTTLDDTKRLAIAERLADLRAFQTFIISNDQKLLEACPYEDVRQRLQNMLADDQKNIGIIDTVVVQYGIQSEPSPATKVFIQQFEQMMSGNEFTFYQKLMHHELMKHGQAMSGIVIHKAAQKVGADIELAIGPLNTVNFEGRAHQEQLKGLLEQVGVREMTGQDADQGLWARVQDAIAAFSGVAGSVVTQNTNKQDLNIQTVIRLDHEKVNTIFTEIGATKDPQKLQEYFGQLYKDLLTHAQAEEEVVYPKVRPFYGNDDTQELYDEQAAMKRMLDEIKAMSPTDADAFRSRIKDLMDAVGDHIRQEESTMFAAIDRNCSTEQKEQIATEFKAAKSRLQQELSASLH; the protein is encoded by the coding sequence ATGGTTACAACTCTAGATGATACAAAGCGGCTAGCGATCGCAGAAAGATTGGCAGATCTGAGAGCATTTCAGACTTTCATTATCTCCAATGATCAAAAGCTACTTGAAGCTTGCCCTTACGAAGATGTGCGGCAGCGGCTCCAGAATATGCTGGCCGACGACCAAAAAAACATTGGTATTATTGATACCGTCGTAGTGCAATACGGCATTCAATCTGAACCGAGTCCTGCGACCAAAGTCTTTATTCAGCAGTTTGAGCAGATGATGTCTGGTAATGAGTTTACCTTCTACCAAAAACTCATGCACCACGAGTTGATGAAGCATGGTCAGGCCATGAGCGGCATCGTCATCCACAAAGCGGCTCAGAAGGTAGGAGCAGACATCGAATTAGCCATTGGACCTTTGAATACTGTTAACTTTGAAGGTCGGGCGCACCAAGAGCAACTCAAGGGATTGCTAGAGCAAGTGGGTGTTCGCGAAATGACCGGACAAGACGCAGATCAAGGTCTCTGGGCAAGAGTTCAAGACGCGATCGCCGCTTTCTCTGGTGTGGCTGGTAGTGTCGTCACTCAGAATACCAACAAGCAGGACCTAAATATCCAGACTGTGATTCGGTTGGACCATGAGAAGGTGAATACCATCTTTACTGAAATTGGAGCCACCAAAGATCCGCAAAAGCTCCAAGAGTACTTCGGGCAGCTTTACAAAGATTTGCTCACTCACGCTCAAGCGGAAGAAGAAGTCGTTTATCCTAAGGTACGTCCTTTCTACGGCAACGACGACACCCAGGAGCTATACGACGAGCAAGCTGCGATGAAGCGGATGCTGGATGAGATTAAGGCGATGAGCCCTACTGATGCAGATGCATTCAGATCCAGAATCAAAGATCTGATGGATGCAGTCGGCGATCATATCCGCCAAGAAGAGAGCACCATGTTTGCCGCGATCGATCGCAATTGCAGCACCGAGCAAAAAGAGCAAATAGCAACAGAGTTCAAAGCTGCCAAGAGCCGTCTCCAACAAGAACTGTCAGCTTCTCTGCATTAG
- a CDS encoding ATP-binding protein, whose amino-acid sequence MTVEEALAVVERILPQGRLSKAQEAIFRQSWDGGSYADIARASDYDAGYIKDIGSNFWQLLSKVLGEKVTKHNFRGVLQRFIQQEIASLAPEPQQPIPPLILPAPVTAIAHNLPVRDFNQIVGRDRELAQLLKALTFDCPTHCISIEGIGGMGKTTLALSAAYHYLQATPSIANSESNSLPNLVPTFEAIIFTSAKQERLTPQGVLPRLKPERSLRDVFRAIARTLKRSDILLMDFEEQIDQIQDALNRQPTLLMVDNLETLEDWRSILAFLYDLPSTVKVVITSRQQFSFHAIRLEPLPPVESFSLIEQQVQSKSVVLGSADVQTLHHYTSGVPAAIVYAIGQLAAGYPVRHLPSRLSLAVGDYAHFYFQSSMSLLQGTLPHYLLMALALSPGSAPLEAIAHIAGSDNLTHSVEGLAQLQQLSLVNQQSGRYSILALTREYALAELATHPNFEQAARNRWINWFLSYVQQHGGKDGKEWQEYPLLDQEWDNLQAVIEWCIASDRYDEMRQLWQQVNSYTHTQGYRQNRLNVWNTRLDWANWLIQAAEKRQDWFTALEVMLDQGWTLTLLGQSRHLEEAHTLHQKAWELRHYQSLNFQAELAINIAVLRIQQRLFAEATDWLRQAQQLLNCAEIETAMPRSQIQIWYYQGEVAYKTENYDQAHTLFQQVLAQAERLDWQRAKFLAKDWLADIAIQQQHFSEAQHLLEEGLQVAVANQDECRVAFCERSLARLEKARGNGAIAQHWAATAKHRFEELGMLTEAKETSALLQTLV is encoded by the coding sequence ATGACGGTGGAGGAAGCATTAGCAGTTGTTGAGCGAATCCTGCCTCAAGGACGATTAAGCAAAGCCCAAGAGGCAATCTTTCGACAGTCCTGGGACGGAGGCTCTTACGCAGATATAGCTCGTGCTTCTGATTATGATGCTGGCTATATCAAAGATATTGGATCTAACTTCTGGCAACTGCTCTCCAAAGTTTTAGGTGAGAAGGTTACAAAACATAACTTTCGAGGAGTGTTGCAGCGTTTTATTCAACAAGAAATAGCTAGCCTTGCGCCAGAACCACAGCAGCCAATTCCACCTCTCATCCTCCCCGCTCCTGTAACTGCGATCGCTCACAACCTACCCGTCCGGGACTTCAACCAAATTGTGGGACGCGATCGCGAACTTGCCCAGTTACTAAAAGCGCTGACCTTTGATTGCCCAACCCACTGCATCAGCATCGAAGGTATCGGCGGCATGGGTAAAACTACCCTAGCTTTATCTGCGGCCTATCACTACCTGCAAGCTACACCCAGCATTGCCAATTCAGAATCTAATTCACTTCCGAACCTTGTACCCACGTTTGAGGCGATCATCTTCACCTCGGCCAAACAAGAACGTCTCACACCGCAAGGAGTCTTGCCTCGTCTGAAACCAGAGCGGAGTTTGCGGGATGTCTTCCGAGCGATCGCCCGCACGCTCAAGCGCTCAGATATCTTATTGATGGATTTTGAAGAACAGATTGACCAAATTCAGGATGCGTTAAATCGTCAGCCCACTCTGCTGATGGTAGACAATCTGGAAACCTTGGAGGATTGGCGATCGATCTTGGCATTCTTGTATGACCTGCCATCTACGGTTAAAGTGGTGATCACCAGCCGCCAACAGTTCTCATTTCATGCCATTCGCTTAGAGCCACTGCCACCTGTGGAAAGCTTTTCCCTGATTGAGCAGCAGGTTCAAAGCAAGAGTGTCGTGCTAGGGTCAGCCGATGTGCAAACCCTACATCATTACACCAGCGGCGTACCTGCGGCTATTGTCTATGCGATCGGGCAACTCGCAGCAGGTTACCCAGTGAGGCATCTACCATCTCGTTTGAGCTTGGCGGTTGGGGACTATGCTCACTTCTATTTCCAGAGTTCTATGTCCCTGCTTCAAGGAACCTTACCTCACTACTTACTCATGGCCTTGGCGTTGTCTCCGGGGTCAGCTCCTTTAGAGGCGATCGCACATATCGCAGGCAGCGACAATCTCACGCACTCGGTCGAAGGGCTGGCGCAGTTGCAGCAACTTTCCCTGGTGAATCAGCAGTCAGGCCGATACTCGATCTTGGCCCTGACGCGAGAATACGCCTTAGCCGAACTAGCAACCCATCCTAACTTTGAGCAAGCGGCCCGCAACCGTTGGATCAACTGGTTCCTGTCGTATGTGCAACAGCACGGTGGCAAAGATGGCAAAGAATGGCAGGAGTATCCCCTACTGGACCAGGAATGGGATAACCTGCAAGCAGTGATTGAATGGTGTATTGCCAGCGATCGCTACGATGAAATGCGGCAATTGTGGCAGCAGGTGAATTCCTACACCCACACGCAAGGCTATCGCCAAAACCGCTTGAACGTCTGGAACACTCGTCTCGACTGGGCCAATTGGCTCATCCAAGCTGCCGAGAAACGACAAGATTGGTTTACAGCCCTAGAAGTGATGCTAGACCAAGGCTGGACCCTAACCTTACTGGGTCAATCCAGACATTTAGAAGAAGCTCATACCCTCCATCAAAAAGCTTGGGAACTGCGACATTACCAAAGCCTCAACTTCCAAGCCGAGTTAGCCATTAACATTGCGGTACTTCGAATTCAGCAGCGCCTCTTTGCCGAAGCGACAGACTGGCTACGACAAGCGCAACAACTCCTTAACTGCGCTGAGATCGAGACAGCCATGCCGCGATCGCAGATCCAGATTTGGTATTACCAAGGTGAAGTTGCTTACAAAACCGAAAACTATGACCAAGCCCATACCCTATTCCAACAAGTCTTAGCCCAAGCTGAACGCCTAGATTGGCAGCGAGCTAAGTTTTTAGCCAAAGACTGGTTAGCGGACATTGCGATTCAGCAGCAACACTTCAGCGAAGCCCAACATCTACTAGAGGAAGGTTTGCAAGTAGCGGTAGCCAATCAAGATGAGTGCCGAGTCGCCTTTTGTGAGCGATCGCTAGCGCGTTTAGAAAAAGCCCGTGGCAATGGTGCGATCGCCCAACACTGGGCTGCTACTGCGAAACACCGTTTTGAGGAGTTAGGAATGCTAACCGAAGCCAAGGAAACCAGCGCCCTGTTGCAAACGTTGGTGTAA
- a CDS encoding glycine-rich domain-containing protein-like, which translates to MSFKEQATMVQYPASPQSFQAFLKKVRSLDLGPIAHQLMHSQAGPKWTKLQTTRAIARYLGFLYLVGQYPRLQLVPTQEIDQVWHQHILDTHKYAEDCQHLFGRFIHHFPYLGTRGEADRQDWHRAYVLTQVLFRKHFGLDLAIGAAPSDCEPLQAMPACRVVDRSAAQSRPTVSLSMEDALRSFFTTA; encoded by the coding sequence GTGTCATTCAAGGAGCAAGCCACAATGGTGCAGTACCCTGCTTCACCCCAATCGTTTCAAGCGTTTCTAAAAAAGGTGCGATCGCTCGATCTCGGCCCCATTGCCCACCAATTAATGCACTCTCAAGCGGGTCCGAAATGGACGAAATTGCAGACGACACGGGCGATCGCGCGTTATCTGGGTTTTCTTTATTTGGTGGGACAATATCCTCGCTTGCAATTGGTACCTACCCAAGAAATTGACCAAGTTTGGCATCAGCATATCCTTGACACACATAAGTATGCGGAAGATTGTCAACACTTATTTGGGCGATTTATCCATCATTTTCCTTATCTGGGTACAAGAGGAGAAGCAGATCGGCAAGATTGGCATCGAGCCTACGTGTTGACTCAGGTACTCTTTCGTAAACACTTTGGCCTGGATCTAGCAATCGGTGCTGCTCCTTCTGATTGTGAACCGCTACAGGCCATGCCAGCTTGTCGAGTTGTAGATCGATCTGCTGCTCAGTCGCGCCCTACCGTTAGCCTCTCAATGGAGGATGCCCTACGAAGCTTTTTTACAACTGCGTAA